Proteins from one Mustela erminea isolate mMusErm1 chromosome 20, mMusErm1.Pri, whole genome shotgun sequence genomic window:
- the SAP25 gene encoding histone deacetylase complex subunit SAP25 yields MLPRPPPLWDAGKEQAPEKQGPSAGSDPGEVWSSGEEGLGEPGTPPQDSPQPRSRRPSWTRREQLLPRTPPGLAPEQFRGTPVALPPQMAWEVAPSRMTVLAPWDPSYKAKAGPRLVWGPSCASGASFSGRTLCHPSFWPLYEAASGRDLRPRAPATGHQNAEHVPRDAGLPVMCREDVFLSDPLLPCGQRVPLYLSEAPQQVVGSLKLLLPPPVMTPWVLRTPSPGGSTAWLSGPELIALTGLLQMSQGAPRPASSGAPTPPAGSPDPVSDHPGPSGGPGCSRCTDPSVPRTPEAH; encoded by the exons ATGTTGCCCCGGCCGCCTCCGCTGTGGGACGCGGGCAAAGAGCAGGCGCCCGAGAAACAAGGCCCCTCGGCGGGCAGTGACCCCGGCGAGGTCTGGAGCTCTGGAGAGGAAGGACTGGGGGAGCCAGGAACGCCCCCACAGGACAG cccgcAGCCCCGGTCCCGAAGGCCTTCCTGGACCCGGAGAGAGCAGCTGCTGCCCCGGACCCCCCCAGGCCTGGCTCCCGAGCAGTTCCGGGGAACCCCAG TTGCCCTGCCGCCCCAGATGGCCTGGGAGGTGGCCCCCTCAAGGATGACGGTCCTAGCACCGTGGGACCCCAGCTACAAGGCTAAAGCAGGACCCCGGCTGGTGTGG GGGCCCAGCTGTGCGTCAGGCGCCTCCTTCTCAGGCCGGACTTTGTGTCATCCCTCATTCTGGCCACTGTATGAGGCAGCGTCAGGCCGGGACCTCAGGCCCCGGGCCCCAGCAACAGGGCATCAGAACGCAGAGCACGTGCCCAGGGACGCAG GGCTCCCAGTGATGTGCCGTGAAGATGTCTTTCTGTCAGACCCGCTGCTGCCCTGTGGCCAGCGTGTCCCGCTGTACCTGTCCGAGGCCCCTCAGCAG GTCGTGGGCTCTCTGAAGCTGCTGCTCCCACCTCCTGTCATGACTCCCTGGGTCCTTCGCACCCCCTCCCCGGGCGGCTCCACCGCCTGGCTCAGTGGGCCTGAGCTGATCGCCCTCACTGGCCTCCTGCAGATGAGCCAGGGGGCTCCGAGACCTGCCTCCTCGGGggctcccacgccccctgctggCTCCCCAGACCCCGTATCTGACCACCCAGGCCCCAGTGGCGGGCCCGGCTGTTCTCGCTGCACTGACCCGTCTGTCCCACGAACTCCGGAAGCCCACTGA
- the LRCH4 gene encoding leucine-rich repeat and calponin homology domain-containing protein 4 isoform X2 — translation MAAAVAAPLAAGGEEAAATTSVPGSPGLPGSRSAERALEEAVATGTLNLSNRRLKHFPRGAARSYDLSDITQADLSRNRFPEVPEAACQLVSLEGLSLYHNCLRCLNPALGNLTALTYLNLSRNQLSSLPPYICQLPLRVLIISNNKLGALPPDISALGSLRQLDVSGNELQALPAELCSLPSLRDLSVRRNQLSTLPDELGDLPLVRLDFSCNRVSRIPVSFCRLRHLQVILLDSNPLQSPPAQICLKGKLHIFKYLSTEAGRRGGSALGDLAPSRPPSFSPCPAEDLFPGRRYDGGLDSGFHSVDSGSKRWSGNESTDEFSELSFRISELAREPRGPRERREDGSADGDPEQIDFIDSHVPGEDEERGAAEEQRPPELSPVAGDTEKASSSRREEPAGEERRRPDTLQLWQERERRQQQQHQQHSALWGAPRKDSFLKLGIRAAGGGAAASSTQASYDGMPKSSATQPGASGGQGAPAPAPTSQDPPPAAGPATVPAPRPLGSIQRPNSFLFRSSSQSGSGPSSPDCVLRPRRSPQLLDEKELMAQLRQVLESRLQRPLPEDLAEALANGVILCQLANQLRPRSVPFIHVPSPAVPKLSALKSRKNVESFLEACRKMGVPEESLCQPHHILEEEGAPGRGLPYIAAVIHALLERP, via the exons ATGGCGGCGGCGGTAGCGGCCCCACTCGCCGCCGGGGGTGAGGAGGCGGCAGCCACGACCTCCGTTCCAGGGTCTCCGGGTCTGCCCGGGAGCCGCAGTGCAGAGCGGGCCCTAGAGGAGGCCGTGGCCACCGGGACCCTGAACCTATCTAACCGGCGCTTGAAGCACTTCCCCCGGGGCGCGGCCCGCAGCTACGACCTGTCAGACATCACCCAGGCTG ACCTGTCCCGGAACCGGTTCCCCGAGGTGCCGGAGGCAGCGTGCCAGCTGGTGTCCCTGGAGGGCCTGAGCCTCTACCACAATTGCCTGAGATGCCTGAATCCAGCCTTGGGGAATCTCACAGCCCTTACCTACCTCAACCTCAG CCGAAACCAGCTGTCGTCGCTGCCACCCTACATCTGCCAGCTGCCCCTGAGGGTGCTCATCATCAGCAACAACAAACTAGGGGCTCTGCCTCCCGACATCAGCGCCTTGGGAAGCCTGCGGCAGCTT GATGTGAGCGGCAATGAGTTGCAGGCCCTCCCGGCGGAGCTGTGCAGTCTCCCTTCCCTGCGGGACCTCAGTGTGCGCAGGAACCAGCTCAGCACCCTGCCCGATG aGCTGGGGGATCTTCCTCTTGTCCGCCTGGATTTCTCCTGTAACCGTGTCTCCCGCATCCCGGTCTCCTTCTGCCGCCTCAGGCACCTGCAGGTCATTCTGCTGGACAGCAACCCCCTGCAGAGCCCTCCGGCTCAG ATCTGTCTGAAGGGGAAACTTCACATCTTCAAATACTTGTCGACAGAAGCTGGGCGGCGTGGGGGGTCTGCGCTGGGGGACCTGGCCCCTTCCCGCCCCCCGAGTTTCAGTCCCTG CCCTGCTGAGGACTTATTTCCTGGACGTCGGTACGATGGTGGGCTGGACTCAGGCTTCCACAGCGTCGACAGTGGCAGCAAGAGGTGGTCCGGGAATGAG TCAACAGATGAATTTTCGGAGTTGTCCTTCCGGATCTCAGAGCTGGCCCGGGAGCCTCGGGGGCCCAGGGAGCGGAGAGAGGATGGCTCTG CTGACGGAGACCCTGAGCAGATCGACTTCATTGACAGCCACGTGCCTGGGGAGGACGAGGAGCGAGGCGCTGCTGAG GAGCAGCGGCCACCAGAATTAAGCCCTGTGGCGGGGGACACCGAGAAGGCGTCAAGCAGCAG GCGGGAGGAGCCGGCCGGGGAGGAGCGGCGGCGCCCCGACACCTTGCAGCTGTGGCAGGAGCGggagcggcggcagcagcagcagcaccagcagcacaGTGCGCTGTGGGGGGCCCCCAGGAAGGACAG ttttctgaagCTGGGGATCAGGGCTGCTGGCGGAGGGGCCGCTGCCTCGTCCACTCAGGCCTCCTATGA TGGCATGCCGAAGTCCAGTGCCACGCAGCCGGGAGCTTCAGGAGGACAgggagcccccgcccccgcccccacctcccaggaCCCCCCTCCTGCGGCTGGACCAG CGACAGTGCCTGCTCCCCGGCCACTCGGCTCCATTCAGAGACCAAACAGCTTCCTCTTCCGTTCTTCCTCGCAGAGTGGCTCAG gCCCTTCCTCCCCAGACTGTGTTTTGAGACCTCGGCGATCCCCCCAGCTTCTGGATGAAAAGGAGCTAATGGCACAGCTGCGCCAG gtCCTTGAGTCAAGGCTGCAGCGGCCCCTGCCCGAGGACCTGGCAGAAGCTCTGGCCAATGGGGTCATCCTGTGTCAGCTGGCCAACCAGCTGCGGCCCCGCTCCGTGCCCTTCATCCACGTGCCCTCACCTGCTGTG CCAAAACTTAGTGCTCTCAAGTCTCGGAAAAATGTGGAGAGTTTCTTAGAAGCCTGTcgaaaaatgggggtgcctgag gagtCCCTGTGCCAGCCCCACCACATCTTGGAAGAGGAGGGGGCCCCGGGAAGGGGCCTCCCCTACATCGCTGCTGTCATCCACGCACTGCTGGAACGGCCATAG
- the LOC116581151 gene encoding insulin receptor substrate 2-like isoform X1 yields the protein MKPGGGGPTAAPDSEPADRPLVLPRPWACPADVRLCGHLRKQKSQRRRFFVLRADPPRLECYESEKKFRAGRAPPKLSVSLAGACTISKRVDARQRHLIVLYTRDRSLGVAAACEAEQQAWYSALLEARAAAGPSLHEDPGAWILAPFQDVWPVTLRPKGLGRTQGLGSGRYRLCLGSGVLSLLRKPKGRGSGDTQASPPPPALRLSLLSVRRCGHADSFFFLELGRSAPTGPGELWLQAPDALVAQSIHETVLAAMKRLGEGGATGRAEPLPRDPPTGAYRPSASQSSTTLASIAQSSGGSPRGGIGERNRKTLQMLAKAASHPKDLELGGGYVAMGAGSNYEPMGGGEAGGYMVMAPPGPAASVHTTPHDQLQVCQGTEYVPMSRFLPGSLFSSSLPGSYELGAGESGPSFQGPRRSMGECWGPAGAHPSLQPPSELAGEYVCIKYVAPDYLGMGTATQEPPNGRLNYADLDLIPSLEVRGDSRNPQHSYARIEFQNLREAP from the exons ATGAAGCCCGGAGGCGGTGGCCCCACGGCGGCCCCGGACTCCGAGCCGGCGGACAGGCCGCTGGTTCTGCCGCGGCCCTGGGCCTGTCCCGCTGACGTACGGCTCTGCGGCCACCTGCGGAAGCAGAAGTCGCAGCGCCGCCGCTTCTTCGTGCTCCGCGCCGACCCGCCGCGCCTCGAGTGCTACGAGAGCGAGAAGAAGTTCCGCGCGGGCCGAGCGCCGCCCAAGCTCAGCGTGAGCCTGGCGGGCGCGTGCACCATCAGCAAGCGCGTGGACGCGCGCCAGCGCCACCTGATCGTCCTCTACACGCGCGACCGCAGCCTGGGCGTGGCGGCGGCCTGCGAGGCGGAGCAGCAGGCGTGGTACAGCGCCCTGCTGGAGGCGCGCGCGGCCGCGG GTCCCAGCCTCCACGAGGACCCCGGCGCCTGGATTCTCGCTCCGTTTCAGGACGTCTGGCCCGTGACGCTGCGGCCCAAGGGACTGGGGCGAACACAAGGCCTGGGCAGCGGCCGCTACCGCCTGTGCCTGGGTTCGGGGGTGCTGAGCCTGCTGCGGAAGCCCAAGGGCAGAGGCTCTGGGGACACCCAGGCTTCGCCTCCGCCGCCCGCCCTTCGCCTGTCCCTGCTCAGCGTGCGCCGCTGCGGCCACGCAGactccttcttcttcttggaGCTCGGCCGCTCGGCGCCCACGGGTCCCGGGGAGCTGTGGCTACAGGCGCCCGACGCCCTGGTGGCCCAAAGCATTCACGAGACTGTACTGGCCGCCATGAAGCGACTCGGGGAGGGCGGTGCCACTGGCAGGGCTGAGCCACTGCCAAGGGATCCCCCGACCGGCGCTTACAGACCCTCTGCCTCCCAATCTTCTACGACCCTGGCCTCGATAGCCCAGTCAAGCGGCGGGAGCCCTCGCGGGGGCATCggggagagaaacaggaaaaccCTCCAGATGCTGGCAAAGGCAGCCTCGCACCCCAAGGACTTGGAGCTGGGAGGGGGCTACGTAGCCATGGGAGCGGGGAGCAACTATGAGCCCATGGGGGGTGGCGAAGCGGGTGGCTACATGGTGATGGCACCCCCTGGCCCTGCGGCCTCTGTCCACACAACCCCCCACGACCAGCTCCAAGTTTGCCAGGGCACCGAATACGTTCCCATGAGCCGCTTTCTGCCAGGGTCCTTGTTCTCCAGCTCCCTGCCCGGCTCCTATGAGCTCGGAGCTGGGGAGTCTGGACCTTCCTTTCAAGGACCCCGTCGCAGCATGGGGGAATGTTGGGGACCAGCAGGGGCGCATCCCTCCTTGCAGCCGCCCTCAGAGCTAGCAGGGGAGTACGTGTGCATCAAGTACGTGGCCCCTGACTACTTAGGAATGGGCACTGCCACACAAGAACCCCCCAACGGCCGCCTCAATTACGCTGACCTGGACCTGATCCCTTCACTGGAGGTTCGAGGCGACAGCAGGAACCCACAACACAGCTATGCCCGCATCGAGTTCCAGAACCTCAGGGAGGCTCCG TGA
- the LRCH4 gene encoding leucine-rich repeat and calponin homology domain-containing protein 4 isoform X1 yields MAAAVAAPLAAGGEEAAATTSVPGSPGLPGSRSAERALEEAVATGTLNLSNRRLKHFPRGAARSYDLSDITQADLSRNRFPEVPEAACQLVSLEGLSLYHNCLRCLNPALGNLTALTYLNLSRNQLSSLPPYICQLPLRVLIISNNKLGALPPDISALGSLRQLDVSGNELQALPAELCSLPSLRDLSVRRNQLSTLPDELGDLPLVRLDFSCNRVSRIPVSFCRLRHLQVILLDSNPLQSPPAQICLKGKLHIFKYLSTEAGRRGGSALGDLAPSRPPSFSPCPAEDLFPGRRYDGGLDSGFHSVDSGSKRWSGNESTDEFSELSFRISELAREPRGPRERREDGSADGDPEQIDFIDSHVPGEDEERGAAEEQRPPELSPVAGDTEKASSSRREEPAGEERRRPDTLQLWQERERRQQQQHQQHSALWGAPRKDSFLKLGIRAAGGGAAASSTQASYDGMPKSSATQPGASGGQGAPAPAPTSQDPPPAAGPATVPAPRPLGSIQRPNSFLFRSSSQSGSGPSSPDCVLRPRRSPQLLDEKELMAQLRQVLESRLQRPLPEDLAEALANGVILCQLANQLRPRSVPFIHVPSPAVPKLSALKSRKNVESFLEACRKMGVPEADLCSPSDLLQGTAQGLWTTLEAVKRVGGRAPPPVWPPSGLGGFIFFYVVLMLLLFVVYTRLLGS; encoded by the exons ATGGCGGCGGCGGTAGCGGCCCCACTCGCCGCCGGGGGTGAGGAGGCGGCAGCCACGACCTCCGTTCCAGGGTCTCCGGGTCTGCCCGGGAGCCGCAGTGCAGAGCGGGCCCTAGAGGAGGCCGTGGCCACCGGGACCCTGAACCTATCTAACCGGCGCTTGAAGCACTTCCCCCGGGGCGCGGCCCGCAGCTACGACCTGTCAGACATCACCCAGGCTG ACCTGTCCCGGAACCGGTTCCCCGAGGTGCCGGAGGCAGCGTGCCAGCTGGTGTCCCTGGAGGGCCTGAGCCTCTACCACAATTGCCTGAGATGCCTGAATCCAGCCTTGGGGAATCTCACAGCCCTTACCTACCTCAACCTCAG CCGAAACCAGCTGTCGTCGCTGCCACCCTACATCTGCCAGCTGCCCCTGAGGGTGCTCATCATCAGCAACAACAAACTAGGGGCTCTGCCTCCCGACATCAGCGCCTTGGGAAGCCTGCGGCAGCTT GATGTGAGCGGCAATGAGTTGCAGGCCCTCCCGGCGGAGCTGTGCAGTCTCCCTTCCCTGCGGGACCTCAGTGTGCGCAGGAACCAGCTCAGCACCCTGCCCGATG aGCTGGGGGATCTTCCTCTTGTCCGCCTGGATTTCTCCTGTAACCGTGTCTCCCGCATCCCGGTCTCCTTCTGCCGCCTCAGGCACCTGCAGGTCATTCTGCTGGACAGCAACCCCCTGCAGAGCCCTCCGGCTCAG ATCTGTCTGAAGGGGAAACTTCACATCTTCAAATACTTGTCGACAGAAGCTGGGCGGCGTGGGGGGTCTGCGCTGGGGGACCTGGCCCCTTCCCGCCCCCCGAGTTTCAGTCCCTG CCCTGCTGAGGACTTATTTCCTGGACGTCGGTACGATGGTGGGCTGGACTCAGGCTTCCACAGCGTCGACAGTGGCAGCAAGAGGTGGTCCGGGAATGAG TCAACAGATGAATTTTCGGAGTTGTCCTTCCGGATCTCAGAGCTGGCCCGGGAGCCTCGGGGGCCCAGGGAGCGGAGAGAGGATGGCTCTG CTGACGGAGACCCTGAGCAGATCGACTTCATTGACAGCCACGTGCCTGGGGAGGACGAGGAGCGAGGCGCTGCTGAG GAGCAGCGGCCACCAGAATTAAGCCCTGTGGCGGGGGACACCGAGAAGGCGTCAAGCAGCAG GCGGGAGGAGCCGGCCGGGGAGGAGCGGCGGCGCCCCGACACCTTGCAGCTGTGGCAGGAGCGggagcggcggcagcagcagcagcaccagcagcacaGTGCGCTGTGGGGGGCCCCCAGGAAGGACAG ttttctgaagCTGGGGATCAGGGCTGCTGGCGGAGGGGCCGCTGCCTCGTCCACTCAGGCCTCCTATGA TGGCATGCCGAAGTCCAGTGCCACGCAGCCGGGAGCTTCAGGAGGACAgggagcccccgcccccgcccccacctcccaggaCCCCCCTCCTGCGGCTGGACCAG CGACAGTGCCTGCTCCCCGGCCACTCGGCTCCATTCAGAGACCAAACAGCTTCCTCTTCCGTTCTTCCTCGCAGAGTGGCTCAG gCCCTTCCTCCCCAGACTGTGTTTTGAGACCTCGGCGATCCCCCCAGCTTCTGGATGAAAAGGAGCTAATGGCACAGCTGCGCCAG gtCCTTGAGTCAAGGCTGCAGCGGCCCCTGCCCGAGGACCTGGCAGAAGCTCTGGCCAATGGGGTCATCCTGTGTCAGCTGGCCAACCAGCTGCGGCCCCGCTCCGTGCCCTTCATCCACGTGCCCTCACCTGCTGTG CCAAAACTTAGTGCTCTCAAGTCTCGGAAAAATGTGGAGAGTTTCTTAGAAGCCTGTcgaaaaatgggggtgcctgag GCCGACCTGTGCTCGCCCTCGGATCTCCTCCAGGGCACTGCCCAGGGGCTATGGACCACCCTGGAGGCTGTGAagcgggtggggggcagggccccCCCGCCCGTCTGGCCCCCTTCTGGTCTGGGCGGCTTCATCTTCTTCTACGTGGTCCTCATGCTGCTGCTCTTTGTCGTCTACACTCGGCTCCTGGGTTCCTAG
- the LOC116581151 gene encoding insulin receptor substrate 2-like isoform X2, producing the protein MKPGGGGPTAAPDSEPADRPLVLPRPWACPADVRLCGHLRKQKSQRRRFFVLRADPPRLECYESEKKFRAGRAPPKLSVSLAGACTISKRVDARQRHLIVLYTRDRSLGVAAACEAEQQAWYSALLEARAAAGPSLHEDPGAWILAPFQDVWPVTLRPKGLGRTQGLGSGRYRLCLGSGVLSLLRKPKGRGSGDTQASPPPPALRLSLLSVRRCGHADSFFFLELGRSAPTGPGELWLQAPDALVAQSIHETVLAAMKRLGEGGATGRAEPLPRDPPTGAYRPSASQSSTTLASIAQSSGGSPRGGIGERNRKTLQMLAKAASHPKDLELGGGYVAMGAGSNYEPMGGGEAGGYMVMAPPGPAASVHTTPHDQLQVCQGTEYVPMSRFLPGSLFSSSLPGSYELGAGESGPSFQGPRRSMGECWGPAGAHPSLQPPSELAGEYVCIKYVAPDYLGMGTATQEPPNGRLNYADLDLIPSLEVRGDSRNPQHSYARIEFQNLREAPVRRGQLRPV; encoded by the exons ATGAAGCCCGGAGGCGGTGGCCCCACGGCGGCCCCGGACTCCGAGCCGGCGGACAGGCCGCTGGTTCTGCCGCGGCCCTGGGCCTGTCCCGCTGACGTACGGCTCTGCGGCCACCTGCGGAAGCAGAAGTCGCAGCGCCGCCGCTTCTTCGTGCTCCGCGCCGACCCGCCGCGCCTCGAGTGCTACGAGAGCGAGAAGAAGTTCCGCGCGGGCCGAGCGCCGCCCAAGCTCAGCGTGAGCCTGGCGGGCGCGTGCACCATCAGCAAGCGCGTGGACGCGCGCCAGCGCCACCTGATCGTCCTCTACACGCGCGACCGCAGCCTGGGCGTGGCGGCGGCCTGCGAGGCGGAGCAGCAGGCGTGGTACAGCGCCCTGCTGGAGGCGCGCGCGGCCGCGG GTCCCAGCCTCCACGAGGACCCCGGCGCCTGGATTCTCGCTCCGTTTCAGGACGTCTGGCCCGTGACGCTGCGGCCCAAGGGACTGGGGCGAACACAAGGCCTGGGCAGCGGCCGCTACCGCCTGTGCCTGGGTTCGGGGGTGCTGAGCCTGCTGCGGAAGCCCAAGGGCAGAGGCTCTGGGGACACCCAGGCTTCGCCTCCGCCGCCCGCCCTTCGCCTGTCCCTGCTCAGCGTGCGCCGCTGCGGCCACGCAGactccttcttcttcttggaGCTCGGCCGCTCGGCGCCCACGGGTCCCGGGGAGCTGTGGCTACAGGCGCCCGACGCCCTGGTGGCCCAAAGCATTCACGAGACTGTACTGGCCGCCATGAAGCGACTCGGGGAGGGCGGTGCCACTGGCAGGGCTGAGCCACTGCCAAGGGATCCCCCGACCGGCGCTTACAGACCCTCTGCCTCCCAATCTTCTACGACCCTGGCCTCGATAGCCCAGTCAAGCGGCGGGAGCCCTCGCGGGGGCATCggggagagaaacaggaaaaccCTCCAGATGCTGGCAAAGGCAGCCTCGCACCCCAAGGACTTGGAGCTGGGAGGGGGCTACGTAGCCATGGGAGCGGGGAGCAACTATGAGCCCATGGGGGGTGGCGAAGCGGGTGGCTACATGGTGATGGCACCCCCTGGCCCTGCGGCCTCTGTCCACACAACCCCCCACGACCAGCTCCAAGTTTGCCAGGGCACCGAATACGTTCCCATGAGCCGCTTTCTGCCAGGGTCCTTGTTCTCCAGCTCCCTGCCCGGCTCCTATGAGCTCGGAGCTGGGGAGTCTGGACCTTCCTTTCAAGGACCCCGTCGCAGCATGGGGGAATGTTGGGGACCAGCAGGGGCGCATCCCTCCTTGCAGCCGCCCTCAGAGCTAGCAGGGGAGTACGTGTGCATCAAGTACGTGGCCCCTGACTACTTAGGAATGGGCACTGCCACACAAGAACCCCCCAACGGCCGCCTCAATTACGCTGACCTGGACCTGATCCCTTCACTGGAGGTTCGAGGCGACAGCAGGAACCCACAACACAGCTATGCCCGCATCGAGTTCCAGAACCTCAGGGAGGCTCCGGTGAGACGTGGGCAGCTCCGCCCTGTCTAG